The Winogradskyella schleiferi genome has a window encoding:
- the ffh gene encoding signal recognition particle protein: MFNNLSDKLDKALHVLKGHGSITEVNVAETLKEVRRALLDADVNFKIAKEFTVRVKEKALGQNVLTSLQPGQLMVKLVKDELTELMGGDAEGLNLSGNPSVILMSGLQGSGKTTFSGKLANYLKNKKTKKPLLVACDVYRPAAIDQLHVVGDQIGIEVFSDRGNNDPVAISQAGIAHAKANGHNVVIIDTAGRLAVDEAMMTEISNIHKAIQPQETLFVVDSMTGQDAVNTAKAFNDILNFDGVILTKLDGDTRGGAAISIKSVVNKPIKFIGTGEKMEAIDVFYPSRMADRILGMGDVVSLVERAQEQFDEEEARKLQKKIAKNQFGFDDFLKQIQQIKKMGNMKDLVGMIPGAGKMMKDIDIDDDAFKGIEAIIHSMTPEERANPSVINSSRKKRIGKGSGTSVQEVNQLLKQFTQMSKMMKMMQGGGGKRMMQMMQNMPK; this comes from the coding sequence ATGTTCAATAATTTAAGTGATAAGTTAGATAAAGCGTTACACGTATTAAAAGGTCATGGTAGCATAACGGAAGTAAATGTTGCTGAAACTTTAAAAGAAGTGAGACGTGCGCTTTTAGATGCCGATGTTAACTTTAAAATTGCAAAGGAATTTACCGTTCGTGTCAAAGAAAAAGCGCTAGGTCAAAATGTATTGACCTCATTGCAGCCAGGTCAGTTAATGGTAAAACTCGTTAAGGACGAATTAACCGAACTCATGGGAGGCGATGCCGAAGGTCTTAATCTTTCTGGTAATCCGAGTGTCATTTTAATGTCTGGTTTACAAGGTTCTGGTAAAACAACCTTTTCTGGTAAACTGGCCAATTATTTAAAAAACAAAAAAACGAAGAAACCTTTATTGGTGGCCTGTGATGTCTATCGTCCTGCTGCAATAGATCAATTACATGTTGTAGGTGATCAAATAGGAATTGAGGTTTTTAGTGATAGAGGAAATAATGATCCTGTTGCGATTTCGCAAGCTGGTATTGCTCATGCAAAAGCCAACGGTCACAATGTAGTGATTATTGATACCGCTGGTCGTTTGGCAGTAGATGAAGCGATGATGACCGAAATTTCGAACATTCATAAAGCCATTCAGCCGCAAGAAACGTTGTTTGTGGTCGATTCCATGACAGGTCAAGATGCTGTGAATACCGCAAAAGCCTTTAATGATATTTTAAATTTTGATGGTGTCATCTTAACGAAATTAGATGGTGATACTCGAGGTGGAGCAGCGATTTCCATTAAGTCTGTCGTTAATAAACCCATTAAATTTATTGGAACTGGTGAGAAGATGGAAGCGATTGATGTTTTCTATCCATCACGTATGGCAGATCGTATTTTAGGAATGGGAGATGTTGTTTCTTTAGTTGAACGTGCACAAGAGCAGTTTGATGAAGAGGAAGCAAGAAAATTACAGAAGAAGATTGCCAAGAACCAATTTGGGTTTGATGATTTCTTAAAACAGATTCAGCAAATCAAGAAAATGGGTAACATGAAAGATCTTGTTGGTATGATTCCTGGTGCAGGAAAAATGATGAAAGATATTGATATAGATGATGATGCTTTTAAAGGTATCGAAGCCATTATTCATTCCATGACGCCAGAAGAACGCGCTAATCCGTCGGTTATAAATTCAAGTCGTAAAAAGCGAATAGGAAAAGGTTCAGGAACATCGGTTCAAGAAGTGAATCAACTTTTGAAGCAGTTTACACAAATGAGTAAAATGATGAAAATGATGCAAGGTGGTGGCGGAAAACGTATGATGCAGATGATGCAGAATATGCCTAAATAA
- a CDS encoding DUF2911 domain-containing protein → MKNLKLIAAVTFAFTMFITFNAQSQEFKDLDKSPMDVAAFPSDYKESDKLVKITYSRPQLKGRPVEELAEKGKVWRTGANEAAEITFYEAMKLGDTTIEPGTYTFYLIPDENEWTAIISTDINVWGSYFYDEKNDVARFTVPLLKTREALEAFSIAFDKSDNGVTMHIGWGTLRVAFPFTIKS, encoded by the coding sequence ATGAAAAACTTAAAACTTATTGCAGCAGTTACTTTTGCGTTTACAATGTTTATTACATTTAATGCACAATCACAAGAATTTAAGGATTTAGACAAAAGCCCTATGGATGTGGCTGCTTTCCCATCAGACTATAAGGAGTCTGACAAACTGGTTAAAATCACTTATAGTCGTCCGCAATTGAAAGGTCGCCCTGTAGAGGAATTAGCAGAAAAAGGTAAAGTATGGCGAACAGGTGCCAATGAAGCTGCAGAAATCACATTTTATGAAGCGATGAAACTGGGAGATACAACCATTGAGCCTGGTACTTATACATTTTATTTAATTCCTGATGAAAACGAATGGACTGCAATTATTAGCACGGATATTAACGTTTGGGGAAGTTATTTTTATGACGAAAAAAATGATGTAGCGCGTTTTACTGTGCCGTTATTAAAGACCCGAGAAGCTCTGGAAGCTTTTTCAATTGCGTTTGACAAATCTGACAATGGCGTAACGATGCACATCGGTTGGGGAACTTTAAGAGTTGCTTTTCCATTTACCATAAAGTCGTGA
- a CDS encoding 7-carboxy-7-deazaguanine synthase QueE — MTRRERQELIDKGLLLPLMEEFYTIQGEGFHKGTAAYFVRIGGCDVGCHWCDVKESWLAELHPPTETEKIVENAVKYSDTIIVTGGEPLTWDMGPLTEQLKAKGVQTHIETSGAYKLTGQWDWICLSPKKMKLPTEEVYEKAHELKCIIFNNDDFRFAEEQAAKVNKDCILYLQPEWSKRDKMMPLIVDYVMANPKWKVSLQAHKYLNIP, encoded by the coding sequence ATGACAAGAAGAGAACGACAAGAATTAATAGATAAGGGACTATTGCTGCCCTTAATGGAGGAATTTTATACCATTCAAGGCGAAGGATTCCATAAAGGAACTGCAGCTTATTTTGTTAGAATTGGTGGTTGTGATGTTGGTTGCCATTGGTGTGACGTAAAGGAAAGCTGGTTGGCAGAATTACATCCACCTACTGAAACTGAAAAAATCGTTGAAAATGCGGTGAAATATAGCGATACTATCATTGTTACTGGAGGCGAGCCGTTGACTTGGGATATGGGACCATTGACGGAACAACTGAAAGCAAAAGGTGTGCAAACACATATTGAAACTTCTGGAGCTTATAAGCTAACGGGTCAATGGGATTGGATTTGTCTCTCGCCTAAAAAAATGAAATTACCAACAGAAGAAGTTTACGAAAAAGCACACGAACTTAAATGCATTATTTTTAATAATGATGATTTTAGGTTTGCTGAGGAACAAGCTGCAAAAGTAAATAAGGATTGTATTTTATATCTTCAGCCAGAATGGAGTAAACGTGATAAAATGATGCCACTAATTGTGGATTATGTTATGGCGAATCCTAAATGGAAAGTGTCCTTACAGGCACATAAATATTTGAATATACCGTAA